One region of Zingiber officinale cultivar Zhangliang chromosome 7B, Zo_v1.1, whole genome shotgun sequence genomic DNA includes:
- the LOC122007122 gene encoding receptor-like protein 46, translating into MATAWRRSTLCFREPWPALHHPHYYCCYYQLPLVVLCWLIILASFLVEITGVEATVSGEGCLPRERDALLLYKAAIEDPADRLSSWHAQVDCCTWTGVVCYNKTGSVRVAELNLGNPNIYEEDTVLRGELLHPSLLSLTHLQSLNLSFNDFEATQIPPLVGSLHKLSYLDLSWSNIGGTIPPHLGNVTNLRYLDLSWSDFDGTIPPHLGNLTNLRNLDLRGNFNLYFPKDGHSLDWLSGLSSLIYLDMSNLNLSDAFHNLVSTINMLPSLQQLNLHDCIISNIPLSLNFPLNLTSLTTLDLSWNNFNSSFPNWLSNLTSLSSLKLEACEIRGTLPTEIRNLISLTHLDLPWNLLSSPLPDTLWKLKHLTYLDLSSNLLGNSLPLGIMNLSSLSTLHLNNCSLSGPIPSELGNLTTLNGLSLESNLLSGLIPHDIGKLVDLEYLELSINSFEGDITEFHLSNLTKLKALILSENPFLTIAIDHKWTPPFQLKLISLGSCKLGPRFPTWLRSQQSIRFMHLYNTSIEGNLPEWFWNSFSTIYFLDLSHNKISGTLPVSLESLTDIYYLNFGSNLLEGPIPHLPPKLSLLDLSDNAFSGSLPPTLFTPQLEYLILSYNQINGSIPSSICNFLTFQHLNLSNNQISGEIPQCWQEGSSLYYISLGNNMLFGEIPSSLGNLMRLEFLHLNNNNLKGHLPSSLQNCNQLLVVDLGDNKFSGNIPLWIGQSWQWLRILQLGSNMFNGNIDPQLGYLGDLQIIDFANNKLSGLIPHSFGNFSTLISTLVEPLPSFGFDEMAILETTPVSSGSESITLDTKGSQLTYSSILYLVKSIDLSNNELTNEIPEELGYLAGLQTLNLSRNYFKGKIPDSISGMSSLETLDLSFNNLSGGIPQGVSQLNALNHLNLSYSNLSGNIPYRNQLQTLDDASIYIGNPYLCGDLLNKSCFPRNNPIIVSSKEHAMFSPVLIIYLSSALGYFVGLWSVFVLLLFKKKWRYSYFKKVDEIYDKVYVAIKVRFNRIVNS; encoded by the coding sequence ATGGCAACGGCCTGGAGAAGAAGCACACTCTGTTTCCGTGAGCCATGGCCGGCACTGCACCACCCCCACTACTACTGCTGCTACTATCAGCTTCCTCTTGTCGTGCTTTGTTGGCTCATCATCCTCGCCTCCTTTCTTGTGGAGATAACTGGAGTAGAAGCGACCGTGAGCGGCGAGGGATGCTTGCCGAGGGAGAGAGATGCTCTCTTGCTTTACAAAGCCGCCATCGAAGATCCTGCCGACCGATTGTCGTCTTGGCATGCCCAAGTGGACTGCTGCACATGGACTGGCGTAGTCTGCTATAACAAAACGGGCAGCGTCCGAGTGGCGGAACTCAACCTTGGAAATCCAAATATCTACGAAGAAGACACGGTTTTGAGGGGTGAGCTGCTGCATCCTTCATTATTGTCTTTGACTCATTTGCAAAGCTTAAATCTCAGTTTCAATGACTTTGAGGCCACCCAAATTCCACCTCTCGTCGGTTCTCTTCACAAACTGAGTTATCTTGATCTTTCTTGGTCCAACATTGGTGGAACCATCCCCCCTCATCTTGGAAACGTAACTAATCTTCGTTATCTTGATCTTTCTTGGTCCGACTTCGATGGAACCATTCCCCCTCATCTTGGAAACTTAACTAATCTTCGTAATCTTGATCTCAGAGGAAATTTTAATCTTTATTTTCCTAAAGATGGTCACAGCCTAGACTGGCTCTCCGGCCTTTCTTCTTTGATTTATCTGGACATGTCCAATTTGAATCTCAGCGATGCTTTCCATAATTTGGTATCAACAATCAACATGTTACCTTCTCTCCAACAATTAAATCTACATGACTGTATTATTAGTAATATCCCCCTCTCTCTCAATTTCCCTCTCAACCTCACTTCTCTCACAACTCTCGATCTTAGTTGGAATAACTTCAACTCTTCTTTTCCTAATTGGTTGTCGAATCTCACAAGCCTTTCGTCTCTTAAACTTGAAGCTTGTGAAATTAGAGGAACGTTGCCTACTGAAATTCGCAACTTAATTAGCCTCACACATCTTGATCTTCCTTGGAATTTGCTCTCTAGTCCCTTACCTGATACATTATGGAAATTGAAGCATCTAACATACCTCGACCTGAGCTCTAATTTACTTGGAAATTCTTTACCACTGGGGATTATGAATCTATCAAGCTTATCAACACTGCACCTTAATAATTGTTCACTAAGTGGTCCAATACCCAGTGAATTAGGGAATTTAACTACTTTAAATGGATTATCTCTTGAATCTAATTTACTTTCTGGATTAATACCACATGATATTGGGAAACTAGTCGACTTAGAGTACCTTGAACTCTCTATTAATTCCTTTGAGGGTGATATTACTGAGTTTCACCTTTCCAACCTAACCAAACTAAAGgctttgatcttgtctgaaaaccCCTTCCTTACCATAGCAATAGACCACAAGTGGACCCCTCCTTTTCAATTAAAGTTAATTAGCCTTGGTTCTTGTAAGTTAGGACCTAGATTTCCTACATGGCTTCGTTCACAACAATCCATCAGGTTTATGCACTTGTACAATACAAGTATAGAGGGCAACTTACCTGAATGGTTTTGGAACTCTTTTTCTACCATTTATTTTTTAGATCTCTCCCATAATAAAATTAGTGGTACTTTGCCAGTATCCCTAGAGAGTTTGActgatatatattatttaaattttggttcGAATTTACTAGAAGGTCCAATTCCTCATTTGCCACCCAAACTAAGTTTGCTAGATCTATCTGATAATGCATTTTCAGGGTCGTTGCCTCCAACATTATTCACACCACAATTAGAATATTTAATTCTCTCATATAATCAAATTAATGGAAGCATACCATCTAGTATATGTAATTTTCTTACATTTCAACACCTCAATTTATCAAACAATCAAATATCCGGAGAAATTCCCCAGTGTTGGCAGGAGGGTTCATCTCTTTATTATATTAGTTTAGGAAACAATATGCTCTTTGGAGAAATTCCAAGCTCTCTTGGAAACTTGATGAGACTTGAGTTTTTGCACTTGAATAACAATAATCTAAAAGGGCATCTTCCATCGTCATTGCAAAATTGCAATCAGCTATTGGTTGTTGATCTTGGCGACAACAAATTCTCTGGAAATATACCTTTGTGGATTGGGCAAAGTTGGCAATGGTTACGCATTCTTCAATTGGGCTCAAATATGTTTAATGGCAATATTGATCCACAACTTGGGTATTTGGGAGATCTGCAAATTATCGACTTTGCAAATAACAAATTATCAGGATTAATACCACATTCCTTTGGAAATTTCAGCACACTGATTTCGACATTAGTAGAACCACTTCCATCCTTTGGATTTGACGAAATGGCAATATTAGAGACAACGCCAGTTTCTAGCGGAAGTGAAAGTATTACTCTAGACACAAAAGGAAGCCAACTTACCTATTCATCTATCCTTTATCTTGTGAAGAGTATAGACCTTTCAAACAATGAATTGACAAATGAGATTCCTGAAGAATTAGGATATCTTGCTGGACTCCAGACTTTGAATTTATCAAGGAATTACTTCAAAGGAAAGATCCCAGATAGCATCAGTGGAATGAGTTCATTGGAAACTTTGGATTTGTCTTTTAATAATTTATCAGGGGGTATTCCTCAAGGCGTGTCACAATTAAATGCTTTGAACCATTTGAATTTATCTTATAGCAACTTGTCTGGAAATATTCCTTATAGAAATCAGCTTCAAACACTAGATGATGCATCCATTTATATTGGCAATCCTTATCTTTGTGGAGACTTATTAAACAAGAGTTGCTTTCCTAGGAACAATCCTATCATTGTGTCAAGCAAAGAACATGCAATGTTTTCCCCAGTGCTAATAATCTATCTTAGTAGTGCACTTGGATATTTTGTTGGCTTGTGGAGTGTGTTTGTTCTTTTATTATTTAAGAAAAAATGGAGGTACTCTTATTTTAAGAAGGTTGATGAAATTTATGATAAAGTTTATGTGGCAATCAAGGTAAGATTTAATAGAATAGTGAatagttag